ctgctgctgtaagcagaaaataaaagaagttttacgGAGAATAATATTCtggatgagtttaagaatattgtttgccaaaatcacacggTGTAGCTACACTTTCTTTTATATGTACcagtaattgaatctttttcaGGCAATTGgttgcataaattaaagtaaatacggTCTATTTTCCTGCTCCACATACTTAGTTAGCAATTTGCCAGTTAGCTTCCCAGTCTGAACTTCTGGgcaatgtcttgattcagtcaaattgTCTATCCTGtatctcctgaactctgatattttGCTCGCTGGTCTTCAGCGTGCTTTGAATGCAGTATCgggtttctcttactttaacccgcccaacttgcacctgattggcatgttagccttttgattccctcccagcgaggcggtgcttcacaaagcaaactgtttgtcaaactgttgatctgcCTCATGGCTGTTTTAGAAGATATGGTGACTGAGTTTTAGAGAGTACTAGCCGGctcatgcagcttgtttttactagatggctgtcctaaaagtacatatctttaaaatatgaataaatacgtACAATTCCATAATTATTCGATCCAACGGTTATAgaagttttgtaataatgcaattcaggtattttatattttctggactaaaggaggatttcagttcaacacctgtggtttcttaatgtaagtgtttctgctactggacaagaaacagggttaaaagaggatttagaaagcaaaatacaaagatgatAGTTGTTTTTACCGAGAGCAAGGCTGTGACTAGTTATCAGGATGGAATGAGACCTGTAATGAgacctgtaaaatatttttggacacagCCATCCGCAGGAGCAAGATGAAGCAAGAACATCGCAACAccagatgtattttttcatccttatatccgtgatttaaaactatttttaattttgtgtcatcttaaagatggaaagagtcaattattttttcacccatggaaaagtgtaaagtgtttattatgagtaggattaaccaagctgaaggaaaacgaagaaaaaggataaataaatattcatcgATACAGAACCGAATCAgcaaatatgaacttatgaaactaTTGAAACCTTGAAGAATTTTACATTGTGtaagatatttaagaaaataatattgaatctgcgttcatgaatttctttatttggtaaaatacgtttaccttttgttttgttgaacaccagacatctcatctcttttccacagtttttttcccacttagttccactactgctgtggattttatagtcaatgtttaaagccaGCACAGAGTCTAAAGCGATGGAGGAAATTTACGTCAATATGGAACCTGTTGGAAAAACCGCATCTAATCACACAGGTAAGaacaaagttacagagaaatctAGCATGTattgaattcaattttgctaaggttgaggtttttgttaaggttggaGCAGCTCCAAAGAGAGGCTCTGCCTCCGTGCGGCTGTCTGTTTGGgaatcctgaatgttttacttttggctgAACTCATCACCCTCAGCGTTCACAGTGAGTCTTGTTttagtcatcttaaagatgtaaaaagactagattttgtgtttctgttatataaaaaaaaaaaagtcattgttccccttctaaaatcaaactgatcaaatagcaaaggtttaaaaagaataaagcttAGTGACTCAAAGTGCTGCAGAGAGGTGAAACATTACAcatgagtttgattcatttccAGCAATGGTTGCATTTGCAGCCATTTAGGTTAGCGTGTCTTTaatatcttctcttttttcaaactatttacccAACGATTCATTGTTCAGTGTTACCTCAGTTTAAATTCTACAGGCATAACCAAAATcatgaaactattttataagTCTTAAGTGAAAACACGGTCTTGccacttctttttgcaaacatgtttgttaatttttttctgcagctcatcacatgacagcagatttttctgacatcagcaacattctgaccgagcagaacagcagcagcaagtttCCCTCCATGATCGCTAACGTCACTGAAACGGCTCCACGAGCTGAAGACACTTTAAGGTtggtcaaaactttaaaaaatttggatctcgttaaaaattgaattctacTCTGAATTCTAGAGTATAactaataactttcctttttggtctaaatgaatataatgtaaatgaacaacttttattttaatttattaagcgCTCTATCATTTGCGTGTGCTGAAAAACAACgatgtaaaacaaactaaactttgatttttttctccttaaagggAAATTGTGTCCTACAGAACGAACAAACATCAGTTGTTCCTGTTCATCCAGGGGCTGCGGAAGAAGAGAAGAGCAGATCCACTAGTGATGGATGATTAGGATCTGTGTTCACTGTGATATTATTCACCAACAATAATGTAGCTTACgttgttacataaaatcctaaagATAAAATGTTCACTTCCAACTGTTGTGACCTGCATCTAATAACACAACAATTTTATCGCTtgtactctgtgtttttctttcttgttaaaattCTGACGTGATaaacaaacgtttttttttttgtttgtttgttttttttttttttgtatttttgcagaggATCGGTTGATGTGTTCTGATTGTGTATTAATGTGACTTTTACTACGAAACTTTATGGAGTTCCAGTTGTGTCCGGTAATAGAGGATTAAGTTCTATCttggtaaaattatatttccaattatttactatcatttgtaataaagtgatgCCAACACCACGGATTCAACAGTGAGGAGTTTGTtctagtcatcttaaagatggaaagagtcaatgTTGTGCTGATTCTGAGTAGCTGAATGAGTAactgaatgactttttattcatttcagagcTCAATCAGCGAGGTTATTCATTTTGTGGTGATCCTAGTctatgaaagaaagaaacaaagaaagaaagcagcaaatgtacATGTTGGTTCCCCTGAAAATATGGATAAATTCAGTCACTGTAGGgttaaagtaatttgaagagGGAGAAGCGTATAAACAAGTCAATGACGAGTCAATGACATGatgcattctgcattttttaactCGGTTAActtaacgttttgtttttttactgactttaatacatttaaatcgctacgttgtttgataagtagaatggaaatgactttttttgtaaacgGTCTTGTAAATTAGCGTTTTAtaaatcaactgaattgaattaagaaatttgaccatcggattggactgaagagaaatgatgagcaatgttttatgggttttataaagcaaagattggtatttttgtaacatcaaaagttcatttttcaggcaaacagaaaatccaGCTTTTTGTAGTTTACTGGGACTAACAACCCCCggacaaatttggaaaaaaattcagCTAAAGTGGGTGGTGCTTTAAGGCATAAACAGACACAGCCTAGTGTGGGGCCATATGTAGAGGGGATAAGCAGGGCTGTAGTAAGCGCCGTTACCGATTTGGTACTTTGTGGTTATAGTTTTCTCCAAGTTGCGCTTAAGAAAGTATGAACATGGGCAAAACTGAGAAACTCTATCAATCAACCAACTGGATATTAAAGTATGTCACCGGAGATTTGTTCTCCTGTCCACGCGATGAATCCTTGGCCCACTGCATCAGTGAAGACTGTCGCATGGGAGCAGGCATAGCGGTGATGTTCAAGAAGAAGTTTGGTCGAGTCTCAGAGTTAAAGAAGCAGAGTGAGTCAGACTAGTTactaaaatctttgttttggaaaaaatgttttatgtttttgcagttcatTCAAATGTCTGATTTCAACAGCAAGTGCTAAATCATatcctgttttgtattttttttatgtcctaaTAGAGAAGCTGCCGGGGCAGTGTGCTGTCCTGACACATGATCAACGTTTCATCTACTATCTGGTAAACATACCACAATTATACTGCATAGGACCAAAacctgtttcattatttaatctGGTAACTGTATCTTTCCTATTATGTGTCTCAGATCACAAAGACAAAAGCCAGCCAGAAACCCACGTATGTCAACCTAAGACAGAGTCTGGAAGACATGAAATCTCACTGCTTAGAAAATGGTGTCAATAGGATATCAATACCCCGGTTTGTAGGAACTACTGTGAATAAATGACTATAATAAATACCCTTAAATCTTCTTCTTTATTGGGAATAATTAATCAATTTGCTTGTCTCGTATCTCCTCCCTCAGAATTGGCTGTGGCCTGGACCAGCTGCAGTGGTCAAAGGTGTCAAAGATCCTGGAACAGAtctttaaagagacaaataTCTCCATCGCAGTATACAGCCTGCCCTGTGTTGGGTCAAAGCTTCAAATGCATGCCgtgtagcacattttcattgtgggttttttagctttaaatcctTTATAATCTCTTAAAATTTTGGATGAAATCAACACTCCTTAAACAGTTTtaaggaaacaataaataaggaaacaataaaaaccaaccCATAAGATGTTTAGATACAAGACTTTTAACATCccactgatgtaaaaaatgatGTTTCCTGCCATTAAAGATACGAAACTTATTCCAAACACTGATGTTGCACTCTGTGAATATCATATTACATGATGCTACTACTAAATCATGCTACATAAAGTGATCCAACAAAGCCCCTGAGGCAGGTAAAATACAATAGTTATgcctaaaatttgtttttttgtttttctaaatctatATAGTTGTTGAAAACGTAGCTTTTCCTGTGAATCTGTAAATCTAAATTGTGAAAGAGTTTGCTTCTCtagctttatttttctgaccCAAATTCAGGAGCAAGATTGTTgtcacaagttttttttgtcatgagttTTTAGTGATTCTGATGCTTGacttttttagtatttgtaaCCTGTGAATGATGTTGTACAGAATATTAAGACTTATATctttgaaaattgctttgtaaataaaatttaagatcaTAGTTTTTGACAACCTTTACCTGTTAAATCACCAGGCAACGGTATGTAGGAAAATGCCATTtgaaatttttataaatttcttagttttgcctcaaaatgaacttttgatgttacaaaaataccaatctttgctttataaaacccataaaacattgctcatcatttctcttcagtccaatccgatggtcaaatttcttaattcaattcagttgatttaTAAAACGCTAATTTACAAGACcgtttacaaaaaaagtcatttccattctacttatcaaacaacgtagcgatttaaatgtattaaagtcagtaaaaaaaacaaaacgttaagTTAACCGagttaaaaaatgcagaatgcatCATGTCATTGACTCGTCATTGACTTGTTTATACGCTTCTCCctcttcaaattactttaacCC
The genomic region above belongs to Xiphophorus maculatus strain JP 163 A chromosome 12, X_maculatus-5.0-male, whole genome shotgun sequence and contains:
- the LOC111610301 gene encoding O-acetyl-ADP-ribose deacetylase 1-like; translation: MNMGKTEKLYQSTNWILKYVTGDLFSCPRDESLAHCISEDCRMGAGIAVMFKKKFGRVSELKKQKKLPGQCAVLTHDQRFIYYLITKTKASQKPTYVNLRQSLEDMKSHCLENGVNRISIPRIGCGLDQLQWSKVSKILEQIFKETNISIAVYSLPCVGSKLQMHAV